One Clostridium estertheticum DNA segment encodes these proteins:
- a CDS encoding DUF512 domain-containing protein: protein MVKQEVKMKNQIAKILPGSIAEEIELEVGDRLISINGNAVIDIIDYKFLITDELICIEIEKVDGEVWEIEVEKEYDEDLGIQFIDAILDKPKSCHNKCIFCFIDQLPQGMRETLYFKDDDSRLSFFQGNFVTLTNMKEEDIDRIIRYKISPINVSVHTTDPELRKIMLNNKFAGDVYDRLKRLAGASIKINCQVVSCPGINNGSELLKTIEDLYKLYPNIENLAVVPVGITKYREGLYNLTLYDKNTATQEIEGIRELQEKYINEIGSPFVRLSDEFYVTAGIDVPDEDFYDGYDQLEDGIGMIRMLRSVIDEDVSSLAPNNSGSFTFVTGSSAYVEILKVAHKITAINNKINIGVKKIVNTFFGETITVVGLLTGTDIIEQLKDEKLGDYVIIPSNMLKSGYELGDYDQQIFLDNITVSDLEKSLNTKVLICDYSGEDLIHIINQNSREEE from the coding sequence ATTGTTAAACAGGAGGTAAAAATGAAAAATCAGATAGCTAAGATACTTCCAGGAAGTATTGCAGAAGAAATTGAGTTAGAAGTGGGAGATAGATTAATTAGTATAAATGGCAATGCTGTAATAGATATAATTGATTACAAATTTTTAATTACAGATGAACTTATATGCATTGAAATTGAGAAGGTAGACGGAGAAGTTTGGGAGATTGAAGTTGAAAAGGAATATGATGAAGATTTAGGAATCCAATTTATTGATGCCATTTTGGATAAGCCCAAGAGTTGTCATAATAAGTGCATATTCTGTTTTATTGATCAATTGCCACAAGGAATGAGAGAAACACTATATTTCAAAGATGATGATTCAAGATTATCATTTTTTCAAGGTAACTTTGTAACCTTAACTAATATGAAGGAAGAGGATATAGACAGGATAATTCGATATAAGATAAGCCCTATTAATGTTTCAGTTCACACTACTGATCCAGAGCTCAGAAAGATAATGCTAAACAATAAATTTGCTGGAGATGTTTATGATAGGTTAAAGAGACTAGCTGGAGCTTCCATTAAAATTAATTGTCAAGTAGTTTCTTGTCCAGGTATTAATAATGGATCGGAACTTTTAAAAACTATTGAGGACCTATATAAACTTTATCCAAACATTGAAAATTTGGCGGTTGTACCCGTTGGAATAACAAAGTATAGGGAAGGCTTATATAATTTAACCTTGTATGATAAGAATACTGCGACGCAAGAAATTGAAGGTATACGTGAATTACAAGAAAAATATATTAATGAAATCGGCTCACCTTTTGTAAGGTTGTCTGATGAATTTTATGTTACAGCTGGAATTGATGTACCTGATGAAGATTTCTATGATGGGTATGATCAGTTAGAGGATGGAATTGGCATGATAAGGATGCTTAGAAGTGTTATAGATGAAGATGTATCAAGCCTTGCACCAAATAATAGTGGAAGTTTTACCTTTGTAACTGGGTCTTCAGCCTACGTAGAAATATTAAAGGTAGCCCACAAAATTACTGCAATCAATAATAAAATTAATATCGGAGTTAAAAAAATTGTAAATACATTTTTTGGAGAAACCATTACAGTAGTAGGTCTTTTAACAGGAACAGATATAATAGAGCAGCTAAAAGATGAAAAGCTAGGGGACTATGTAATAATTCCTAGTAATATGCTGAAAAGTGGATATGAATTAGGTGACTATGATCAGCAAATATTTTTAGATAATATTACAGTAAGTGATTTAGAAAAAAGCTTAAATACAAAAGTTCTAATATGTGATTATTCAGGAGAAGATTTAATCCATATAATAAACCAAAATAGTCGGGAGGAAGAATAA
- the pstB gene encoding phosphate ABC transporter ATP-binding protein PstB, protein MGIVIAKNLNLYYGNVQALKNVSINIEKNSVTALIGPSGCGKSTFLRTINRMNDLIDSVKIDGEVLYENKNIYSPDYDVIDLRKKVGMVFQKPNPFPMSIYDNIAYGPKIHGLTNKKELDEIVEDSLKGAALWDEVKDRLKKSALGLSGGQQQRLCIARTLAVQPEVLLMDEPTSALDPISTLKIEELMDVLKKKYTVIIVTHNMQQAGRISDYTAFFLNGEIVENGKTENIFYKPQDKRTEDYITGRFG, encoded by the coding sequence ATGGGAATAGTTATAGCAAAGAATTTGAATCTATATTATGGAAATGTTCAAGCACTAAAAAATGTAAGTATTAATATAGAGAAAAATTCAGTTACTGCACTTATAGGACCATCAGGTTGTGGTAAATCAACATTTTTACGTACTATCAACAGAATGAATGATTTAATAGATTCTGTTAAAATAGATGGAGAAGTGTTATACGAAAATAAAAACATATACAGTCCAGATTATGATGTTATAGATTTAAGGAAAAAAGTAGGAATGGTATTTCAAAAACCTAATCCTTTTCCTATGTCAATATATGACAATATAGCTTATGGCCCTAAAATTCACGGCCTAACTAATAAAAAAGAACTTGATGAAATTGTAGAGGATAGTTTAAAAGGAGCTGCACTTTGGGATGAAGTAAAAGACAGGCTTAAAAAGAGTGCACTAGGATTATCTGGTGGACAGCAACAGCGTCTATGCATAGCTAGAACTTTAGCAGTGCAACCTGAGGTTTTACTAATGGATGAGCCAACTTCTGCCTTAGACCCTATTTCCACATTAAAGATTGAAGAGTTAATGGATGTGCTTAAAAAAAAGTACACAGTTATAATTGTTACGCATAATATGCAACAAGCAGGTAGAATTTCTGATTATACAGCATTTTTCCTCAATGGAGAAATTGTTGAGAATGGAAAAACGGAAAATATATTTTATAAACCTCAAGATAAAAGAACAGAGGATTATATTACAGGAAGATTTGGTTAA
- a CDS encoding substrate-binding domain-containing protein, with protein MKKKNLKPLLIIFSITILMLSTGCKKDTKIKDQQPKSIKIICEDTVFPMVNDLVRDYNLNNDPVVTIESIDREGAFNKLINSEVDILIGYVQTDNKKIEGEMLAYDGIGIIVNTSNKVNSLGISDLKKIYTGNIVNWEKLKGESKTIVPVAFKSIMNSVQYEFNIKIMDNPIKEQLSSTMQYVGSVEEMKNFVAQNKDAIGIMPGQWYNKENVFLKLSGVEITNSNIKNKLYYLRFPIQMYYSKEKKDSLKDLFQYFKSEDGKKIIRKYCIEAF; from the coding sequence ATGAAAAAAAAAAATTTAAAGCCACTTTTGATAATCTTCAGCATTACAATTTTAATGCTAAGTACAGGATGTAAAAAAGATACAAAAATCAAAGACCAGCAACCTAAAAGCATTAAAATAATTTGTGAGGATACAGTCTTTCCCATGGTAAATGACTTAGTACGGGATTATAATTTAAATAATGACCCTGTAGTTACTATAGAATCCATTGACAGAGAAGGTGCTTTTAATAAACTAATCAATTCTGAAGTGGATATATTAATTGGATATGTTCAGACAGATAATAAGAAAATTGAAGGCGAAATGTTAGCTTATGATGGTATCGGCATTATTGTTAACACTAGTAATAAGGTGAATAGTTTGGGGATTTCCGACTTAAAAAAAATATACACTGGAAATATAGTCAACTGGGAAAAGCTAAAGGGCGAATCAAAAACAATAGTACCTGTAGCTTTTAAAAGCATTATGAATTCAGTTCAATATGAATTTAATATAAAAATAATGGATAATCCTATAAAAGAACAACTGAGCAGTACTATGCAGTATGTAGGCAGTGTAGAAGAAATGAAAAATTTTGTTGCTCAGAATAAAGATGCTATAGGCATTATGCCAGGACAGTGGTATAATAAAGAAAATGTGTTTTTAAAATTAAGTGGTGTTGAAATTACCAACTCAAACATAAAAAACAAATTATATTATCTAAGATTTCCAATACAAATGTATTATTCGAAAGAAAAAAAAGATAGTCTAAAGGATCTTTTTCAGTATTTTAAAAGTGAAGATGGTAAGAAAATTATAAGAAAATATTGCATAGAAGCATTTTAG
- the pstA gene encoding phosphate ABC transporter permease PstA, with translation MNSKVKDKIATIVLYIISALVILLLISLIGYIIYNGRQSLNLKFLFGEPKIGEAGGGIGRQLYNSIHLLVVTLMITVPLGVGAGIYLAEYAKEGKLLNIIRLSIETMASLPSIVVGLFGLLVFVNMTKWGYSLIAGALAITIINLPGMTRVCENAIKAASFGVKEASLGLGATRWQTIKNVVLPSAMPQILTGIILAAGRIFGEAAALLYTAGMSAPTLNFTNLSLTSKASAYSLLRPAETLSVYIWKLNSEGMVPDAAKIANGASAVLIIAVLIFNVSARIIGKKLYESHTGSK, from the coding sequence ATGAATTCTAAGGTTAAAGATAAAATTGCAACTATAGTGTTATATATAATTTCTGCTTTAGTAATTCTTTTGCTAATAAGCCTTATAGGATATATAATATACAATGGAAGACAATCCTTGAATTTAAAGTTTTTATTTGGTGAACCAAAAATTGGCGAAGCTGGTGGAGGTATTGGGCGTCAATTATATAACTCAATTCATCTGCTCGTAGTAACTCTTATGATTACAGTACCACTTGGGGTAGGTGCTGGAATATATTTAGCTGAATACGCAAAAGAGGGCAAGCTATTAAACATTATTAGATTAAGTATAGAAACTATGGCATCATTACCTTCAATAGTAGTCGGCTTATTTGGACTATTAGTTTTTGTTAACATGACAAAATGGGGATATTCTCTTATTGCTGGAGCACTAGCAATAACTATAATAAATTTACCAGGTATGACTAGAGTTTGTGAAAATGCAATTAAAGCAGCCTCGTTTGGTGTTAAAGAAGCCAGTTTGGGCCTAGGTGCAACTAGGTGGCAAACTATTAAAAATGTTGTATTACCCTCTGCAATGCCTCAAATTTTAACAGGTATTATACTAGCAGCAGGGAGAATATTTGGAGAAGCAGCAGCATTACTTTATACTGCAGGTATGAGTGCACCAACTTTGAATTTTACTAATTTAAGCTTAACCAGTAAAGCTTCAGCTTATAGTTTATTAAGGCCCGCTGAAACTTTGTCTGTATACATATGGAAGCTTAATTCTGAAGGAATGGTGCCTGATGCTGCTAAGATAGCAAACGGTGCTTCAGCAGTTTTAATAATAGCAGTGCTTATATTTAATGTATCTGCAAGAATAATCGGCAAAAAATTATATGAATCACATACAGGAAGTAAATAG
- the pstC gene encoding phosphate ABC transporter permease subunit PstC, which translates to MKKMFINLKNEYLGRGFAIFCGAIIVILTFSIILFLTTKGLNTFIKHGYSIFNFIFSGKWNPEGSGESLTPQFGTLIFIIGSTVVSFLAVLVSAPIGVALAIFMNVISPKLGTKVIQPAVELFVGIPSVVYGWIGVSVLVPIIKIFFGGIGFSLLAGVLVISVMILPTITSISSDAIKTIPKDYIEASYGLGATRWQTIIRVIIPAAKSGILTGIVLGVSRAFGEALAVQMVIGNSITFPKGLLGTTATLTSILTMDMANTIYGTAWNDALWSMALLLLIISFVFILIIRKLGKRGEI; encoded by the coding sequence ATGAAAAAAATGTTTATAAATCTTAAAAATGAATATTTAGGACGTGGTTTTGCAATATTTTGTGGTGCGATTATAGTCATTCTTACTTTTTCAATCATATTATTCCTAACTACTAAAGGCTTAAATACCTTTATAAAGCATGGATATTCAATATTTAATTTTATATTCTCAGGAAAATGGAATCCAGAGGGGAGTGGAGAATCTTTAACTCCTCAATTTGGAACTTTGATATTTATTATTGGTTCAACAGTGGTATCTTTCCTTGCAGTGCTTGTAAGTGCACCAATAGGGGTAGCGCTAGCCATATTTATGAATGTAATTTCACCAAAACTCGGCACAAAAGTTATTCAGCCTGCCGTTGAGCTATTTGTGGGAATACCTTCTGTTGTTTATGGCTGGATAGGAGTAAGTGTATTAGTACCTATTATTAAGATTTTCTTTGGAGGAATTGGGTTTAGTTTACTTGCAGGAGTATTAGTTATTAGCGTAATGATTTTACCAACAATAACAAGTATTTCTTCAGATGCAATAAAAACCATACCTAAAGATTATATAGAAGCATCCTATGGTCTTGGGGCAACTAGATGGCAGACTATAATTAGAGTAATTATTCCTGCAGCTAAAAGTGGGATATTAACAGGGATAGTGCTTGGAGTTTCAAGAGCATTTGGAGAAGCACTAGCAGTTCAAATGGTTATTGGAAACTCAATTACTTTCCCTAAGGGGTTACTTGGAACAACAGCTACACTAACAAGCATACTAACTATGGATATGGCAAATACAATCTATGGTACAGCATGGAATGATGCATTATGGTCAATGGCACTATTATTACTAATAATATCATTTGTATTTATACTTATAATTAGAAAACTTGGAAAACGAGGTGAGATATAA
- the der gene encoding ribosome biogenesis GTPase Der: MAKPIVAIVGRPNVGKSTLFNKLAGRRISIVDDKPGVTRDRVYADADWLRHNFTLIDTGGIEIESQDIILAQMRRQAQIAIETSDVIIFIVDGKQGLTGADYEVAQMLRQSKKPIVLVVNKIDHLQLEANAFEFYNLGIGTPFAISATQALGLGDMLDEVVSHFDSVYSKTEDEEYIQVAVVGKPNVGKSSLINRMLGEERNIVTEIAGTTRDAIDSKIETEEGKFVLIDTAGIRRKSKVEEGIERYSVIRSLAAVERADVVILMITATEELSDQDEKIIGYAHEMKKAILVIVNKWDLIEKDDKTMLEFKKRIQAGLNFMAYAPYLFISAKTGQRVHKVLSTVKECYENYSKRISTGILNEVVNKAVLMKEPPTVANKRLKIFYVTQVASKPPTFVFFVNNENLLHFSYERYLENQLRNAFEFMGTGIKLIFRERKE, encoded by the coding sequence ATGGCAAAACCAATAGTAGCAATAGTAGGAAGGCCTAATGTAGGCAAATCTACCTTATTTAATAAGTTAGCAGGTAGAAGAATATCAATAGTTGATGATAAACCCGGTGTAACAAGAGACAGAGTGTATGCTGATGCAGATTGGCTTAGGCACAATTTCACACTAATTGATACAGGTGGTATTGAAATTGAAAGTCAAGATATCATTTTGGCGCAAATGAGAAGACAGGCACAAATAGCTATAGAAACATCAGATGTTATAATATTTATTGTAGACGGTAAGCAAGGTCTTACAGGTGCAGATTATGAAGTTGCTCAAATGCTTAGACAGAGCAAAAAACCAATAGTACTCGTTGTAAATAAAATAGACCATCTTCAACTAGAAGCAAATGCATTTGAATTCTATAATTTAGGTATAGGGACGCCGTTTGCTATCTCTGCAACTCAAGCACTTGGACTTGGAGATATGTTAGATGAGGTAGTATCACATTTTGACAGTGTGTATTCAAAAACAGAGGATGAAGAATATATTCAAGTTGCAGTGGTAGGCAAGCCGAATGTTGGTAAATCATCTTTGATAAATAGAATGCTTGGAGAAGAAAGAAATATAGTAACTGAAATTGCAGGTACAACTAGAGATGCAATTGATAGTAAAATAGAAACTGAAGAAGGAAAATTTGTTCTTATAGATACTGCAGGAATAAGAAGAAAAAGTAAGGTAGAAGAGGGAATTGAAAGATATAGTGTTATTAGATCATTAGCAGCAGTGGAGAGAGCTGATGTAGTTATACTTATGATTACTGCTACAGAAGAACTAAGTGATCAAGATGAGAAAATTATAGGCTATGCTCATGAGATGAAAAAGGCTATTTTGGTAATAGTAAATAAATGGGATCTTATTGAAAAAGATGACAAAACTATGCTTGAGTTTAAAAAGAGAATACAAGCAGGGTTAAACTTTATGGCATATGCACCTTATTTATTTATATCTGCAAAAACAGGTCAAAGAGTACATAAGGTACTTTCAACAGTAAAAGAATGTTATGAAAATTATTCAAAAAGAATTTCTACAGGCATACTTAATGAGGTTGTAAATAAGGCTGTACTAATGAAGGAGCCTCCAACAGTAGCAAACAAGAGATTAAAAATATTCTATGTTACTCAAGTAGCTTCTAAACCACCAACATTTGTGTTCTTTGTAAATAATGAAAATTTACTACACTTCTCTTATGAGAGATATTTAGAGAATCAATTGAGAAATGCCTTTGAATTTATGGGAACAGGTATAAAGCTTATATTTAGGGAAAGGAAGGAATAG
- the phoU gene encoding phosphate signaling complex protein PhoU yields the protein MARKVFEASLEELHNDLIRMGSMVEKQIHDCIEALVSQNAEKAEKIMENDDIVDALEREIEDKAIRLIAMQQPLAIDLRNIFTTTKIVTDLERMADYAVDVAKITVRLKDEKYIKQLIDIPRMAEIVILMIKDSLDAYVAGDVEKAYEVCKRDDQVDDIYKEIFTELLQLMFKNQETVNQATQFLFICKWLERIADHTTNICEWTIYLVTGEKVNLNE from the coding sequence ATGGCTAGAAAAGTATTTGAAGCGAGTCTTGAAGAACTTCATAATGATTTAATTAGAATGGGAAGTATGGTGGAAAAACAAATTCATGACTGCATTGAGGCCTTAGTTTCACAGAACGCAGAAAAGGCTGAAAAAATAATGGAAAATGATGACATAGTTGATGCACTGGAACGAGAAATAGAAGATAAAGCAATAAGATTAATCGCCATGCAGCAGCCTTTAGCAATAGATTTAAGAAATATTTTTACCACAACAAAAATAGTAACAGACCTTGAGAGAATGGCAGATTATGCTGTGGATGTTGCTAAAATTACAGTAAGGTTAAAAGATGAAAAATATATAAAGCAACTAATAGATATACCTAGAATGGCTGAGATAGTAATACTTATGATAAAGGATTCTTTGGACGCTTACGTGGCAGGAGATGTTGAAAAGGCATATGAAGTATGCAAACGAGACGACCAAGTAGACGATATATATAAGGAGATATTTACAGAACTTCTACAATTAATGTTTAAAAATCAAGAGACAGTAAATCAAGCTACCCAATTTTTATTTATTTGTAAGTGGCTAGAAAGAATTGCTGATCATACGACAAACATATGTGAATGGACAATTTATTTAGTTACTGGAGAAAAAGTTAATTTAAACGAATAG
- a CDS encoding NAD(P)H-dependent glycerol-3-phosphate dehydrogenase, whose protein sequence is MLKVAFLGGGSFGSALSVMLAKKGIKVNIWDRKLSVIDDINIKRENIKYLPKVIIPSGVTAFLDIEKVISGSDIIVLSVPSHAIRDLSVRIAPYLKRNQIVVSIAKGIEEGSSKRISQVIEEEIPSNPIVILSGPSHAEEVSLDIPTTVVVTSKKMEYAKIVQDVFMTSKFRVYTNEDIIGVEIGGAVKNIIALAAGVSDGIGYGDNSKAALMTRGMSEIIKIGTILGGKTETFYGLTGMGDLIVTCTSMHSRNRRAGILIGKGVPMEKACEEIGMVVEGIKATRAFYELKEKAKVSMPITDVLYKVLFEGKDPKDGVHELMSRNKKDEF, encoded by the coding sequence ATGTTAAAAGTTGCTTTTTTAGGTGGTGGAAGTTTCGGCAGCGCATTATCGGTAATGCTTGCAAAAAAAGGAATTAAAGTTAACATATGGGACAGAAAACTTAGTGTTATTGATGATATTAACATAAAAAGAGAAAATATTAAATATTTGCCCAAGGTTATCATACCATCAGGAGTAACAGCATTCCTTGATATAGAAAAGGTTATAAGCGGTAGCGACATAATTGTGTTGTCAGTGCCATCCCATGCAATAAGAGACTTAAGTGTGAGAATTGCACCATATTTAAAGCGGAATCAAATTGTGGTTAGCATTGCAAAAGGAATCGAAGAGGGTTCTTCAAAAAGGATTTCGCAAGTTATAGAAGAAGAGATTCCGAGTAACCCTATAGTTATACTTTCAGGTCCTAGTCATGCAGAAGAGGTTTCCTTAGATATACCTACAACAGTAGTAGTTACATCTAAAAAAATGGAATATGCAAAGATAGTTCAAGATGTATTTATGACAAGTAAATTTAGAGTTTACACTAATGAAGACATTATTGGAGTAGAAATAGGTGGAGCAGTTAAAAACATTATTGCACTAGCTGCAGGGGTGTCAGATGGAATAGGCTACGGTGATAATTCAAAAGCTGCACTTATGACAAGAGGAATGAGTGAAATTATAAAAATAGGCACTATTCTTGGTGGTAAAACGGAAACCTTCTATGGCTTGACAGGTATGGGTGATCTTATAGTAACTTGTACTAGTATGCATAGTAGGAATAGAAGAGCTGGTATTTTAATTGGAAAGGGTGTTCCAATGGAGAAAGCTTGCGAGGAAATAGGAATGGTGGTTGAAGGTATAAAAGCCACAAGAGCTTTTTATGAACTTAAAGAAAAAGCAAAAGTTTCTATGCCTATTACTGATGTGCTTTACAAAGTACTATTTGAAGGTAAAGACCCAAAAGATGGAGTACACGAACTTATGTCAAGAAATAAAAAAGATGAGTTTTAA
- a CDS encoding phosphate ABC transporter substrate-binding protein produces the protein MKRKNFKFMVAAIVVAMTAGIFTGCSGKTATTPETKTAELKGSITAAGSTALQPLAELGAKSFLDKNPGANVNVQGGGSGTGLKLVLESSVEIGNSDIYAKDKAGIDATALKDHKVCVIGIAAVTNPKVKVESLTKQQLVDIFTGKIKNWKEVGGADIAVTVINRPASSGTRATFKQFGLDGKEEVAGLTSDSSGAVKGMITKTDGAISYLALSYFSDAANKQGLNVLKIDGIEANAENISTDKYKIWAYEHMYTKGEPTGLTKAYLDYMLSDEMKAGIKKLGYIPMADMKAKRD, from the coding sequence ATGAAAAGAAAAAACTTTAAATTTATGGTGGCTGCAATAGTAGTTGCAATGACAGCGGGAATTTTCACGGGTTGTTCAGGCAAAACGGCAACTACACCTGAAACTAAAACAGCTGAATTAAAAGGTTCAATAACTGCAGCAGGATCAACTGCACTTCAGCCTTTAGCTGAACTCGGAGCTAAAAGTTTCCTAGATAAAAACCCAGGAGCAAATGTAAATGTTCAAGGTGGCGGAAGTGGAACAGGACTTAAATTAGTGTTAGAAAGTAGTGTAGAAATAGGTAATTCAGATATTTATGCAAAAGACAAAGCAGGAATTGACGCAACTGCATTAAAAGATCATAAGGTATGTGTTATAGGAATTGCAGCGGTAACAAATCCAAAAGTTAAAGTAGAATCACTAACAAAGCAACAGTTAGTAGATATATTTACAGGAAAGATAAAAAACTGGAAAGAAGTTGGCGGAGCTGACATAGCAGTTACAGTTATAAATAGACCAGCATCTTCAGGAACTAGAGCGACATTTAAACAATTTGGATTGGATGGTAAGGAAGAAGTGGCAGGCTTAACTTCAGATTCAAGTGGAGCTGTTAAAGGAATGATTACAAAAACAGATGGAGCAATAAGCTACTTAGCATTATCATACTTCTCTGATGCAGCTAATAAACAAGGCTTAAACGTATTGAAAATTGATGGTATTGAAGCAAATGCAGAAAACATAAGCACAGATAAATATAAAATTTGGGCATATGAGCATATGTACACTAAAGGTGAACCTACAGGATTAACAAAAGCATATTTAGATTATATGCTAAGTGATGAAATGAAAGCTGGAATAAAAAAATTAGGATATATTCCGATGGCAGATATGAAGGCTAAAAGAGATTAA